A portion of the Armatimonadota bacterium genome contains these proteins:
- a CDS encoding indolepyruvate ferredoxin oxidoreductase family protein, with amino-acid sequence MRRSLEELRLEDRYTLEEGEVYLTGIQALVRLPLDQVRRDRRAGLRTGVFISGYPGSPLGVYDVALQRVKHLLDAHHVVHRPAPNEESAATALMGTQMLDHYPHSRFDGVVGIWYGKGPGVDRSGDALKHGNFAGTSRHGAVVVLAGEDHEGKSSTMPFQDDYAFLTHGIPVVYPSSVAEFLELGLHAIALSRFSGCWVAMKLVAPLCDGGEVVSVHPSRPEIVIPELEVDGRPFRKRTDFTFFPGTNVETERHLYRERHAAVRAYAAVNGLNRIVINPSRARVGIVTAGKSYADVRQALADLGLDEETLHRVGIRLLKLGLIYPLEPGILREFAQDLEEVIVVEEKRGFVEAQVKEALLELGRPVRVVGKTDERGAPLFPIQGAMDADLVAEILGGRLRPFLGEHPSVDARLQRVQTIRERRYPAARLRMPNYCSGCPHNTSTVLLPGQVAWGSPGCHSFASIIEQPHRHIVAMTQYGGEGLPWVGLQPFVDHPHMVQNVGDGSLFHSSYPNIRFSASVGANITFKILYNGYIANTGAQRPVGQLGIPELTRMLETDGVRRIALVTKDPSRYRNAGLARNVTVYPVHEHERALRDLQRVQGTTVYIYDEMCANERRRQQKRGKLPRPDRYVMIHERVCEGCGDCGQASNCMSLQRVETEFGPKTQIHLSSCNQDYSCLRGDCPSFVTLEAPDGFARPRPPALGPDEIPEPVGKVRLEGPYHIYMPGVGGTGVLTVSAILSFAAWRDGLHVFSYDQTGAAQKWGAVISSLILSPGGKDLWSNKVGLGKADLYLVLDLIGGVAPQNLDRCVPDRTVAVVNTTVLPTGEMVRDPFAAVSPEVLERTIAQYTRASENVYVEGRRVAEALFGDYMMTNIFLLGVAYQAGWIPLRAESIEWAIRLNGVQVEDNLQAFRYGRLLVHAPELVRGLVEPLGSTDAEEQARWERRLGPFGRRAYRALLARCRDLDAESQRLLAIRVGDLMDYQNVRYARRFVDFVLWVAGREREVMGRTGPVTHAVIRYLHKLMAYKDEYEVARLYLREEFWEQLRRTFPSARRIRLHLHPPVLRALGLKHKLQVGTWILHAFRLLRVLRRLRGTPLDPFGYARVRREERRLVGWYRDLVQRALQHLRPETYAQVVELLQLPDRIRGYEHVKLRNAEAVRAQATELLQRLMRPEAEKAAAPARTEA; translated from the coding sequence GTGCGCCGTTCCCTGGAGGAATTGCGCCTGGAAGATCGCTACACCCTCGAGGAAGGGGAGGTCTACCTCACGGGGATTCAGGCCCTGGTGCGCCTGCCCCTGGATCAGGTGCGGCGGGACCGACGGGCGGGGCTGCGCACAGGGGTGTTCATCAGCGGGTATCCCGGCTCCCCGCTCGGGGTCTATGACGTGGCCCTGCAACGGGTCAAACATCTCCTCGACGCCCACCACGTGGTGCATCGGCCGGCTCCCAACGAGGAGTCCGCGGCCACGGCCCTCATGGGGACCCAGATGTTGGATCACTACCCGCATTCCCGCTTCGACGGGGTGGTGGGGATCTGGTATGGCAAGGGGCCTGGAGTGGACCGGAGCGGAGATGCCCTCAAGCACGGGAACTTCGCGGGTACGAGCCGCCATGGGGCCGTGGTGGTGTTGGCAGGCGAGGACCACGAGGGCAAGTCCAGCACCATGCCTTTCCAGGACGACTACGCCTTTTTGACCCACGGCATCCCCGTGGTCTACCCCAGCAGCGTGGCGGAGTTCCTGGAACTGGGCCTGCACGCCATCGCCCTTTCCCGGTTCAGCGGGTGCTGGGTGGCCATGAAGTTGGTGGCACCCCTGTGCGATGGCGGCGAGGTGGTCTCGGTTCATCCCTCCCGGCCGGAGATCGTAATCCCCGAGCTGGAGGTGGACGGCCGCCCCTTCCGCAAGCGCACGGACTTTACCTTTTTCCCCGGCACCAACGTGGAGACGGAACGCCACCTCTATCGGGAGCGGCACGCGGCGGTGCGGGCCTATGCGGCCGTGAACGGACTCAACCGCATCGTGATCAACCCCTCCCGGGCGCGGGTGGGGATTGTCACCGCGGGGAAGAGCTATGCGGACGTGCGGCAGGCCCTCGCGGACCTGGGGCTGGATGAGGAGACCCTGCACCGGGTGGGGATCCGCCTGTTGAAATTGGGCCTCATCTACCCCCTCGAACCGGGAATCCTCCGGGAGTTCGCCCAGGATCTGGAAGAGGTCATCGTGGTGGAGGAGAAGCGGGGATTCGTAGAGGCCCAGGTGAAGGAAGCGCTCCTGGAGCTCGGACGGCCGGTGCGGGTGGTGGGCAAGACAGATGAACGGGGGGCTCCCCTGTTCCCCATCCAAGGTGCGATGGATGCGGATCTCGTGGCGGAGATCCTGGGAGGACGCCTGCGGCCCTTCCTGGGAGAGCATCCCTCGGTGGATGCCCGGCTGCAGCGCGTCCAGACCATCCGGGAACGGAGGTACCCCGCGGCCCGGCTGCGGATGCCCAACTACTGCTCCGGTTGCCCCCACAACACCTCCACGGTGCTGCTGCCTGGTCAGGTGGCGTGGGGAAGCCCTGGGTGCCACTCCTTTGCCTCCATTATTGAGCAGCCGCACCGGCACATCGTGGCCATGACCCAGTACGGCGGGGAAGGACTGCCATGGGTGGGACTGCAGCCCTTCGTGGACCACCCGCACATGGTACAGAACGTGGGCGATGGGTCGCTCTTCCACTCCAGCTACCCCAACATCCGGTTCAGCGCCAGCGTGGGGGCCAACATCACCTTCAAGATCCTCTACAACGGGTACATCGCGAACACAGGCGCCCAGCGGCCCGTGGGACAGCTCGGGATCCCGGAGCTCACCCGGATGTTGGAGACGGACGGGGTCCGGAGGATCGCCCTCGTGACGAAGGATCCAAGCCGTTACCGGAACGCGGGACTCGCCCGCAACGTCACGGTTTATCCCGTGCACGAACATGAGCGTGCTCTGCGGGACCTGCAGCGCGTTCAGGGCACCACGGTCTACATCTACGACGAGATGTGCGCGAACGAGCGCCGCCGGCAGCAGAAGCGGGGGAAGCTTCCCCGGCCCGACCGGTACGTGATGATCCACGAGCGGGTGTGCGAGGGGTGTGGGGACTGCGGACAAGCCAGCAACTGCATGTCCCTGCAGCGGGTGGAGACGGAGTTCGGGCCAAAGACGCAGATCCACCTCTCCAGCTGCAACCAGGACTACTCCTGCCTTCGGGGAGACTGCCCCTCCTTTGTGACCCTGGAGGCCCCGGACGGGTTCGCCCGTCCCCGTCCGCCGGCCCTGGGACCGGACGAGATCCCGGAGCCCGTAGGGAAGGTGCGCCTGGAGGGACCCTACCACATCTACATGCCCGGGGTGGGCGGAACCGGAGTGCTCACCGTGAGCGCCATCCTGAGCTTCGCCGCGTGGCGCGACGGGCTGCACGTGTTCAGCTACGACCAGACGGGAGCCGCGCAGAAGTGGGGAGCGGTGATCAGCAGCCTCATCCTCTCCCCCGGGGGCAAGGACCTCTGGTCCAACAAGGTGGGACTTGGCAAGGCGGATCTCTATCTGGTGCTGGACCTCATCGGGGGAGTGGCGCCCCAGAACTTGGACCGGTGCGTCCCGGATCGGACCGTGGCGGTGGTCAACACCACGGTGCTCCCCACCGGGGAGATGGTCCGGGATCCCTTCGCCGCCGTATCCCCCGAGGTGCTCGAGCGTACCATCGCCCAGTACACCCGGGCCTCGGAGAACGTGTACGTGGAGGGGCGGCGGGTGGCGGAGGCGTTGTTCGGCGATTACATGATGACGAACATCTTCCTGCTGGGCGTGGCCTACCAGGCGGGATGGATTCCCCTCCGGGCGGAGAGCATCGAGTGGGCCATCCGGCTCAATGGCGTACAGGTGGAGGACAACCTCCAGGCCTTCCGGTACGGCCGACTCCTCGTGCACGCCCCCGAGCTCGTGCGGGGGCTGGTGGAGCCCTTGGGTTCCACGGACGCGGAGGAACAAGCCCGGTGGGAGCGACGGTTGGGGCCCTTCGGGCGGAGGGCCTACCGGGCGCTCCTGGCGCGGTGTCGGGACCTCGATGCGGAGTCCCAGCGGCTGCTGGCCATCCGGGTGGGGGACCTTATGGACTATCAGAACGTCCGGTACGCCCGGCGGTTCGTGGACTTCGTGCTCTGGGTGGCCGGCCGGGAGCGGGAGGTCATGGGGCGCACAGGTCCCGTGACCCACGCGGTGATCCGGTACCTCCACAAGCTCATGGCCTACAAGGACGAGTACGAGGTGGCGCGCCTGTACCTCCGGGAGGAGTTCTGGGAGCAACTGCGTCGGACCTTCCCCAGCGCCCGGAGGATTCGGCTGCACCTGCACCCGCCTGTCCTCCGGGCGCTGGGCCTGAAGCACAAGCTCCAGGTGGGGACGTGGATCCTGCATGCCTTCCGACTCCTGCGGGTGCTGCGGCGCCTGAGGGGGACTCCCCTGGATCCCTTCGGCTATGCCCGGGTGCGGCGGGAGGAGCGGCGGCTGGTGGGGTGGTACCGGGATCTCGTCCAACGCGCCCTCCAGCACCTGCGGCCGGAGACGTACGCCCAGGTAGTGGAGCTCCTGCAGCTGCCGGATCGCATCCGGGGCTACGAGCATGTGAAGCTGCGGAATGCGGAAGCAGTGCGTGCTCAGGCCACGGAGCTCCTCCAACGGCTCATGCGACCGGAGGCGGAAAAGGCCGCCGCCCCCGCCCGGACGGAGGCGTAG